The DNA window GACAGTgtgctttttacttttcttaggTGTTATCATCTCAGGCAGTGGCTCTAACTCTTCAGAATAATTCTTGTGACCCTTTGAAATTGGCTTATGAGAATTGTTTAGAGTATCACTAGTAGAATCTTTCAGTATAGAAACTTTAGTGTTTTTGCTTGAAGATTTACAGTTTTTGTCTTCATGATCATCATCCATGTCAGATtcactttcattatcatcactgaCCAATATAGAAtctatttcattatctttcagGGCACgaatctttcctatttcctttataGATGAATTTTTAGCAACTGAACATCTGGATTTTGAAGGTGAAGACTTTGAGTTTGCATCTGGAGATGGTAAAGGCTTTGTGGGTTTAGGTTCAGGTGACCAAGGTGTTGGGTTTCCCTTTGTGTCAATCACACCGTCACTGAGTTTACGATAACAAAGGATCTTAAGTTTGCGGCCAGAGGAGGTGTGTCTTTCCACCACCGTTGCATCCTCATCACTGATCACTCGAGACATCTCTTTGTGTGAATTTTCGGCATACTCTGAAGCTAATCgagatttcttcctttcattacacAACTCTGTTTCTGAGGCTTTTCGTTTGAGACTCGGAGACAAAGCAATCTCATTGTGAGCTGCACGATTGATGGCTTTCAAAGGTGACTTGGACTCTTTTCTAGTTTCAGGTTTGTTGGTCAGTTTTGAACCTGAGAAAAAATTAATTGCATATATCAttacattatttatattttgataGTAATTGCACTATGGTCCTCAAAGGATCATTTTGTTATACttgaacaaaaaaaattcaGTAAATTTAGATACAATTTACTATTTTCTTAATTCAATTCTTATACACTTTCATATATAGGCTTAAAACTTAAGAAACAAATACTTCTGATACACAATCACCTTTTTCTTCcaaattttcttttcccatttcctcttcaGAAGTTTTTTGCATCCTTCTTTTGGGTGAGGCAGTTTCAATGTTGTTTAAATCCACAGCGAGAGATCTGCGAGTATTCCTTCTGAAAAGTGGAAAAGTACAATGAAATATCCAAGATAAACAAGCTGTGTAGTTCAAGATAAATGCAGTTTTAATAACAAACCTTTTAGCTGGAGTTTGTTGTGATTCTTGAACATTCTCAATGGGCAAGAGACGAGGCCTCTTCCCAGCATACCTGAAGCGACACACAAAGAATGGCACTTGGCACTCCCAAGGCAGAGACACGCTTCTTGgggacacaccacacactacctcTTTCACCTGAAATATTAAAGTAACCTCTCAATATGTTCATAGCAACAAAAATTTTAACAAAGCATTCACTacattgataattttttttaaattcagAGAAGGCAACTTTTCAGTCATATCAATATCAGCACTAAACATTCCCATAACATCTGGATGTTTATATGCTTCTAGTTATAAATACATCCACTTCACACTCCAGCATACTTGTATTATCATTTATGCCATCCTCATTCTATTCTTGGCTGTTGAAGCTCATATTCTGACCACAAATAGTTTTCAAAGACTTCCACATCATAAAAAGGCCTGCTGATAGTATATTCTTGTATAATTAAAGACCAATAAAGCTGAGACACTTACACAACAAAGACTATGAATGGTTTCAGCATCGACGTCAGTTGGAAATGGTCTTTCATCTCTCACCAACTCCAGTGAAGCATCAGGAGGACACAAGCCTGCTAATCACAATATTGCATAACACATAATATATTCAAACATCAATTAACATTAAATGACCTCAATAAAGTTACCTATTCAAATTCTAATAACtctaataaaaaaattacattaaggTTTTAAAGTACTACATATATGCATGTGTATCTAACACAACTTACAAGAAGACATATTACACACCTTCCTGGATGTCTTTCAAGTGACTTGGCTTGACATCTTCAATTCTGGAGTACCACTGGACTTGCATCCGGTTGTTGTTCTTTCGTTCACCTGGAAAAGCAGTTCAGTGCCTTGATTTGTGTGTAATACAATGGGAAAAATTAACACTATTTGTGTATGATTCACCACGaatgcctgctggtcacccagccagcctttactTTATGGAAAGACCTCAGAGTTAAGAGACCAATCtctgggtaggactgagaccacaccacacaccacatatcTGGAATTCTCTACCTGAAATAGTTGTGTCAGCTCAATCTCTCCAGTCCTTCAAACATTTGCTTGAACAATTCCTGGGTCATTATCTTTATGAGTATTGTTAGCTAGATCTTTATGTGAGTTATGTTCTGCATCTAAAACTAGCCAATCATCCTGCAGTCCTCCAACGGTACACTAGTAGTTTTGGTTGGAAGATGCAGAAGAGACTGATGAGGGATCAACACCCTCATCTTGGTAAGAAATCTTTGTAAAAAACCACACACTGGggcagcaaggccacaacccctagaATTACATCCCATATCTAGttgctactaggtgaacaggggctacacattaagagactcaACCATTTGTCTTGCTGTGCCCGTAACTCCGGTTGTGAgccggaaggaaaggaaactaaaTGAGTCATAAACACTAGCAAAATGATTTCAAACACTGAATGATATTAACCATTGTCGTAGCACCTGACAACCCTGGCAATATCACAGCTGTTGACGTCTTCAGCATCCACAGCATCTGAATTCCTGATGAAAACACAGTCGCCTTCTTCTATTCCAGTGGAGCCAAGAACAAATCCCCTGGAAATTAAGAGTACACCATTATTTCTCCTGTTGTAATGTTTGAATCAGTAGAGGATTTTaacccttgaataccatgactctagccattaaccttctgacctccataggtccttcttaatgtcaataaagtggtctaatcgtacacaaaatctcaaggtaaaaatgtgccccagtattgaatggATTAATTAATGGCTGGATTTCCTAACCAAACTACTAAGGATTGATTAGAAGCACCTACAAAATACTAACCTATAGAAAGTCTTGTCTTCAAACCGTCGCTCTTTCCGGGAAGGTTGAATGGGCTTTCCACGCCAAGCAAACCTCGAGGCACTTCCTGCTCCTCTCACTTTCTGACGAATTCTTGCCGAgattgtcattgtgtgtgttgggtcAGCCACTCGCCAGCCACAACACTGCTTTGTATTTCCAAGATCTTGCTGTCTTATTCGTCGTTTGAGCGTTCTACATGGATGGCAGAATCTTCACTTATTCAACGATACCTCATCTTTTTAATATTATGCTGAATGAAGTGGGTATTAGCTTCTTATTTCACTCGGCAAGGAACTTCACGACTGATGCTTAAGCCCAATTTTGGCGGGAATCGTCGAGCTCACAGCTGATTATTGTCAACATCAGCCGTTTGGTAAATATGTAATGCATTTAGCGGAGTTAATAATTATCTTCTTTTGAGTGATTTCCTAGTGATATTCAGAACAGAGAATATTCCATAACTATTCTACGCTCCTTTGGATAATTTAAATATGTGGACACGATATATAGATATTCAAAAGGTCCATGTTAAAGttacacggtttttttttttataaacagtgaaacagtgccTTTATGATTCCTATGAAAAGCAGTATTCAACTACTTTTTGGGtaatttgttcattatttaAGTGACTTTGAGCGACATTTTGCCATTAGTGAAGTCTGAAGTAGTAACAGACGTATTGGCAACTCTATCAAACCAAAACATTGCGGCTTGACGGGATTGTTACCTGGACCGGTGGACGGCTGTTGACTGGTGTTGTGTGCCACAGTGACACTTGGAGACATCACCACTTGGGTACAGGGCGTGACAGCAACTGGCCAATAAAACCAGCAGGTACCACAGATGCACTTGTAATGTAAGCCAAGCAGACGAGAGGCGCTGTTACCACCGTGGCTCACAATACAGCCCGATGCTGGCCCACACTGTGCCATCACGATCACGCTGCCTGCTGAGACCGTGACGTGAGTAATGGTTCCCACTGTGGTTCTGGTCACGCTCCCTGTGTGCTGTCACACGTCTGGTTCGCTCTGCCTCTCTGTTCTCGCCCCATCATTTCTCATATCAACACCagtggaagtctctctctctctctctctctctctctctctctctctctctctctctctctctctctctcaattttctgcTAATATACTATATGCTAGTTGTATGTGCCATATATCAgtgatagataaatggaaagtGTTTTTATAATCATTTGCCTCCTTTTACATGATCCCTTTGTGGTCTTTTCTTTGAATTGTCCATGTCTTCATAGGACAAACAGCAAAGGAAGATTGAATCTTAGGTGGAGCAGAGCAGGACTATGTTCACACTGATTGCTCTCGCTCCAGTCAGAATATCTTTTGAATTAATCGAGAATGGGGTGAGATCACCAGTGTGAATGCACCTGTTGAAGTGTGTGTAACAATATTGGACTGGACTGTGAGTGAAGCAATAATAGGAATCAAGCCTAAGCATGCAATGTAAGAGGCAAGGGAGACTATACCTCATTGTAGAGGCAGAGTCATGTGCTGAGAGTTTTATATCTTCATTATGCAGATGTCCATTTCTCAAACACAAATgtatctaacattttttttttttcagcatttccTATAATGTTGCCAAGGCTGCTGTCCATCCATGCCTCCAGACAAATATTCCTGGGAGGGAAGGGTGTCGGGCAGCCTAGCACGAGGAAATGTTGCCACCTTCTGCCTAGTCCTTATGGTGTGACATTGCACAGGTTCAGCAGCACCGGGTAAGGTCCAATGAGTCATGGGAAGGAATTTCAGTATTTGTTCAGAATAATCATTAATTTACGTACTTCTATTTTCATGACATGTCTCACTGGCTAGAGCTTCCCATGCTGAGTAGTtggacacatacatacactgtgtagtgtagtggttagcatactcagctcacaaccaagaGAGCCTGGGTTTGACTTTTGGGCATGGCAAatcaaatgggcaagcctcttaatgtgtagcccctgttcccctagcagtaaataggtacaggatgtaacttgaggcaTTGTGGCCTCAcagtcccggtgtgtggagtgtggtgtgctCTCAGTTCTAGCCAAAGATCGTTCAGTATGatctctgagctctttccatagGGGAAGGACTAGCTAGGTGACCatggtgaaatacacacacacacacacacacacacatagactgaTATTGTCTCAGTGCAGTTCCCCCAGATTTCATGTTGCCAATGCACAGTATGGGGGGgggaggttccactcatacattcttttagatagggtgaaattgaaagcttttcatcttatcaattcctctcttctactgactttcttctgtctctttctcatcaCTACAATGTCAcatctcttgttattttctaccatcattttcatgccaactgctcttcagaTCCTTTTGACTGTATGCCTCTCCTACTGTGACCTCACTGCTCCAGACTTTCTCACAACCATATTTTGTCCACCTcgctgatgcaagagttaaccagtattcccaATCATTCATCCCCTTCTCTGGTAAGCTCTGAAATTCCGCTCACTTCATAAGTTACTAACTCAGTGCACAGTTTTAAActaattttttgtttgtgtttgaaaaaatgaaaatgtatcaAGCATTTGTCTCACCTTTCATATCCTCCAGCATTAAAGACCCCAGCCTAAGAAGGTTACATCTGTACAAGCGAGTGTTTGCAATTTCTCTCTTTGGGGGAACACTTTTTGCTGCCTGGTATCTTAAGAAGCAGAAAGGAGTGAAGCTCAAGACACTACTGGAGGACTTCACAAGGCTTCCAGTTGATGATTCACTCTTTGGCTCTCCAGTTTCATTATACAGGTAAAatattggatttttttctttaagttccatgtttatattttgcttttttctgtgtatgaaaaaaaaatcttttgttTAAGATATCTGTAGTACAAGTAAATATCACTTACTGTTATAGGGAAAGAGTGAATATTGTTGAATTTTTTGATGAAATAAAAcctgaataaaaaagtaaatgtaaGAGATGAACAATAAGATATCACGGCTGTATGAAAATGTAAATTGTGAGTGACAGAGGTAAAGAGTTGACAAATAATAGGTTACTGTTAGAGAGTTCTAGAGTTCAATAAGTTAAGGTAAGttactttacctttctttcttgctggaagtttgtctacattTAGCCTTTTCTTAAAAAGTATGACCATTATAATCCCTTAAActactttcatatttctttagttttctgcCTATGTtgagtttttaatctatcttcaAGAGTAAGATTCTTAACCATCTATCATTTCATAACCTTATATCTGAATGCCAGTATGCTTTCTCTCAAGGCTGCTCTACTAATGGTCTTCTGGGTTTTTGTCATCCTCTctgtgaaaattaatgaaaacatgaaGATAAGGGAAGCTGGAACAAAAGCCAACTGGCCAATACAAGGCACTGTTTAGAGTATGGATAATGTAATGGTGATAAGGTATGTACTTTGAATCTAATATTAATGCTTTTATTCCTCATTTGAATTTTGTTGCAGGCACAAAGGATACATTTTTCCTGGTCAGCTGGTGATGTCAGGCGTGTTCAAAGAATTACCTGATTTCCAGTTCAAGCAAGAGGACGTTCTGGTCGCCAGTTATCCCAAAGCAGGTATCAATGGTCATATTTTATCAATTGTAAAACAGCTCCTGCAAATACACATACTTAAACCAGGAGCTTCcataaatacacatacataagTATTGTATGAATGTTAGTCTCCTGCAGAGTATAGGATCAGTTTTCAGATCTATAAAGTAAGTTCTCTGCAGTGAAAATTTCTGCTTATGATGTTACTGCAGTAATGGGATTATAGTGGGCACTTCAGCCAATCAATTAGGTAATTTCACTTAGCAATATTGACCTTGTTCTTCTGTTCTGTTTAATTTACATCAGTAATGTAAATTAAAGTTAGCATGTAATACTTTATGATTTGGCACTAGTTTTCAGAATAATtttgaagttgttttttttttttcaaaggtctATTGTGATATGGAAATAACACTAGTGGTGGTTAATGTGTGTTATGTAGGAAATGCATCTTTCAACACTATAAAAAGTATCTTCTATGAATACTAAAGATAGATATTGAAATGGGTCAAGGCAAGGCTATGCAATATGTGTTTCTGACTGCTAATAATTTATTAAATATTAAATAGTAGGTGACTAAAGACACCCACCATTTGTATGCAGAGAAATATCTATCTAGCAGTACATCATTTCATTAGTTAGTTTTAATATAGACTATTATTGTTCTCAGGCACAACATGGGTACAGGAAATTGTGTACATGCTAACACACGGCTGCCAGAAGACTAATGAAAGTTCAGAAATTTTGGAGACAAGATTTCCCTACCTTGAATATCCTTATCCAGGAATTAAATCTCTTGttctgaaaaaggaaaagagatttaTCAAAACTCACTTGCCAATCAGTCTCTTACCCACCTCTTTTGAAAACAGCGGTGCCAAGGTACGGATTCACTGCCAAGATTACATCATGTGGCAGTCTTcaggaaaaagtaataaataactgGTACTTTATCACTATAGCATCATCTTTCTGATGCTTGACAATTGTGAAATATATCTATCATACACATGCAGCGTACAGAAGAGAGTTATGGAGTATATGAAGTAGTGGCTTTTACTTATTCAATAGTAAAGTAATGTTGTGGAAATAGAATACTTTGTGAATTGCATTAtgaaatttttattatttaaattCCCTctgctatttctatttctcctttactttcagTTAATTTACATTGCCAGGAATCCTCGAGACACAGCGATATCATACTTTTACTTCATGCAGCTTCTGACTCAGTGTGACTACCAGGGAACACTCTCCAGCTTCATTGACATGTTCCTTTCAGATAGAGGTATGTGCCTTAATAGAGAAGTCTTAGTATTTGTTGCTTCCTTATAGGTAGCGTGGTGCCTTCTTGTTTATATTCCTGTTTATATTCCACAGCAATGTACAGTCCATATTTTGGTCATATCCTGGGATATTGGGAAGCTCGACACAATCCCAACATTCTCTTTGTCACCTATGAGGAGCTTCATCAGAACCCACACAAGATTATTAGAAAAATAGCAGAGTTCCTCAGTGTAAGTATATCTGAAAGAAAACCAATCAGATATTTTGTAGAGAGTTGTAATAAATTATCAGAGTAGTGAAGAAAATACATTAGTGTATTTGTTTTGTAGGCGATGCATttgcttttattctatttttttcttttggtcagttgtcctcttacataagaaaaaagaatttatttttagtgtgttCCAGATTGATGTGAGTGATGCCGAAGTGAACCATGTGGCAAAAAGCACATCCTTCATACACATGGCAGCAAATCCTAGTGTTAACTACGAGCACTGGAAAGATTTTGGATTTGCTTTCAAAGACAAGGGTACATTTCTTCGTAAAGGTATGAACGCTAATTGTATTTTGTGATtcttaaaaaaggaaaatcttgCAATTGATGTAAGTTTTAGACATTTGTATGAAGGAGTGTCCACCTTATGTTTAGCAGTGAAGGGTACTAAAGGAGTGTCCACCTTATGTTGAGCAGTGAAGGGTACTAAAGGAGTGTCCATCATGTTTAGCAGTGAAGGGTACTAAAGGAGTGTCAATCTTACGTTTAGCAGTGAAGGGTACTAAAGGAGTGTCCATCATGTTTAGCAGTGAAGGGTACTAAAGGAGTGTCAATCTTACGTTTAGCAGTGAAGGGTACTAAAGGAGTGTCCATCATGATTAGCAGTGAAGGGTACTAAAGGAGTGTCAACCTTATGTTTAGCAATGTCCCTCTTTAGtgtgaaatattttttgtagttttgatATTTCATGAAAATTTTTTAAGATGCAGATTGTTTCCTTAGGTAAGATTGGAGATTGGCAGAGGCACCTGAGCAGCAGTCAAGTGGCAGCCTTTGAAGAGTGGGAAAACAAGCATTTGAAGGATTCAGACTTAAAATTTACATATGCAATTCCTGCTCAAAGTGATGCACAATGACTGCAGGTTAGTACAATGTCATGAAAAAAAGGTTGAATCTGtgtgattgatttattttttctttaataagttTCATAAAGAATTTGAGATGATATTCTTAGTTGATGTAAATTTAGTTTACCATCCCTTTTCATGCATTTCTTTTCAAAATGAACACATTCATACTTACTATACAGCAGTAAGTACTTCAGGAAATATTCACCACTGTGTGATGCTCTTTAAATTTTTTCAGTATTACTCTTTCAAAATCtcttcattgtcatcatttttCTCTAGAGGACAACCatgaactatatatatatatatatatatatatatatatatatatatatatatatatatatatatatatatatatatatatatatatatatatatatattatttatttatttttattttttattttttttatttatttattttttttttttctaacactaAACAGATAGATCAATGTTGGTCCATTTACTACCAGCAGTGTACTGTGAAACACAGCCTAGCCTAATAGAATTTTGTGGTGATCTGACATGATCAAAGTTGAGTGTTGGTGTTAAATACTAAATGTTTCCTGGTACCTGGGCCCTGGTTTCTGAGCTGCTTCAGGGTGTGGGGAAAATAATGAGTCAATATATCAACTCGCAGGAACAATATGGTAAGGTTGGCACTGATAGTAACCCAATGAAAGTCAGTATTGCTTTATTATGTAATGGATTCTAGAAATTTTGGATTGCACCACATATAGGTATCTCAGAAGGAATGAACACAACACATCTTGAATTATTATTTGAGTGGACTTGCATCTATTACATAAGTTTTCAAATAGCAAGGAATATGAAATTTAGCACAGATGCAGCAGAAATCTCTTATCTATCT is part of the Portunus trituberculatus isolate SZX2019 chromosome 19, ASM1759143v1, whole genome shotgun sequence genome and encodes:
- the LOC123506265 gene encoding origin recognition complex subunit 1-like isoform X1; protein product: MTISARIRQKVRGAGSASRFAWRGKPIQPSRKERRFEDKTFYRGFVLGSTGIEEGDCVFIRNSDAVDAEDVNSCDIARVVRCYDNGERKNNNRMQVQWYSRIEDVKPSHLKDIQEGLCPPDASLELVRDERPFPTDVDAETIHSLCCVKEVVCGVSPRSVSLPWECQVPFFVCRFRYAGKRPRLLPIENVQESQQTPAKRFVIKTAFILNYTACLSWIFHCTFPLFRRNTRRSLAVDLNNIETASPKRRMQKTSEEEMGKENLEEKGSKLTNKPETRKESKSPLKAINRAAHNEIALSPSLKRKASETELCNERKKSRLASEYAENSHKEMSRVISDEDATVVERHTSSGRKLKILCYRKLSDGVIDTKGNPTPWSPEPKPTKPLPSPDANSKSSPSKSRCSVAKNSSIKEIGKIRALKDNEIDSILVSDDNESESDMDDDHEDKNCKSSSKNTKVSILKDSTSDTLNNSHKPISKGHKNYSEELEPLPEMITPKKSKKHTVKSKSTVKKRFKCEECALSFSSRAELRDHDEEEHDDFEPISKTPSRAAKKKTSARTPSQAAASPHSRTVPKMPSRTNPVMQPGTPLELARARLHVSAVPDSLPCRENEFQDVYSFVEGKLFDGTGGCMYISGVPGTGKTATVREVVRLLLQCSQDGDLPSFSFLEINALKLTEPHQLWVQVWKGLTGSKVTAEHASSLLEKRFSTPAPRRDPTLLLVDELDMLWTRKQDVMYNLFDWPSRPGSKLVVVAIANTMDLPERIMKNRVSSRLGLTRMTFQPYTHTQLQEIVTSRLLGIPAFDPGAIQLVSRKVAALSGDARRALDICRRATEIAETSKLPPSPSKSPLKRAALVGMLHVDQAIREMFTSPKIAAIRSCSVMEQLILKAVVAEFIRTGVEEAQFGRVMDQFVSLCRFDGMKPPCTSVVMMLVNHLTSQRLILTEHSRNDILMRLRLNISTDDVSYALQSTPEAR
- the LOC123506265 gene encoding origin recognition complex subunit 1-like isoform X3, producing the protein MTISARIRQKVRGAGSASRFAWRGKPIQPSRKERRFEDKTFYRGFVLGSTGIEEGDCVFIRNSDAVDAEDVNSCDIARVVRCYDNGERKNNNRMQVQWYSRIEDVKPSHLKDIQEGLCPPDASLELVRDERPFPTDVDAETIHSLCCVKEVVCGVSPRSVSLPWECQVPFFVCRFRYAGKRPRLLPIENVQESQQTPAKRRNTRRSLAVDLNNIETASPKRRMQKTSEEEMGKENLEEKGSKLTNKPETRKESKSPLKAINRAAHNEIALSPSLKRKASETELCNERKKSRLASEYAENSHKEMSRVISDEDATVVERHTSSGRKLKILCYRKLSDGVIDTKGNPTPWSPEPKPTKPLPSPDANSKSSPSKSRCSVAKNSSIKEIGKIRALKDNEIDSILVSDDNESESDMDDDHEDKNCKSSSKNTKVSILKDSTSDTLNNSHKPISKGHKNYSEELEPLPEMITPKKSKKHTVKSKSTVKKRFKCEECALSFSSRAELRDHDEEEHDDFEPISKTPSRAAKKKTSARTPSQAAASPHSRTVPKMPSRTNPVMQPGTPLELARARLHVSAVPDSLPCRENEFQDVYSFVEGKLFDGTGGCMYISGVPGTGKTATVREVVRLLLQCSQDGDLPSFSFLEINALKLTEPHQLWVQVWKGLTGSKVTAEHASSLLEKRFSTPAPRRDPTLLLVDELDMLWTRKQDVMYNLFDWPSRPGSKLVVVAIANTMDLPERIMKNRVSSRLGLTRMTFQPYTHTQLQEIVTSRLLGIPAFDPGAIQLVSRKVAALSGDARRALDICRRATEIAETSKLPPSPSKSPLKRAALVGMLHVDQAIREMFTSPKIAAIRSCSVMEQLILKAVVAEFIRTGVEEAQFGRVMDQFVSLCRFDGMKPPCTSVVMMLVNHLTSQRLILTEHSRNDILMRLRLNISTDDVSYALQSTPEAR
- the LOC123506265 gene encoding origin recognition complex subunit 1-like isoform X2, with translation MTISARIRQKVRGAGSASRFAWRGKPIQPSRKERRFEDKTFYRGFVLGSTGIEEGDCVFIRNSDAVDAEDVNSCDIARVVRCYDNGERKNNNRMQVQWYSRIEDVKPSHLKDIQEAGLCPPDASLELVRDERPFPTDVDAETIHSLCCVKEVVCGVSPRSVSLPWECQVPFFVCRFRYAGKRPRLLPIENVQESQQTPAKRRNTRRSLAVDLNNIETASPKRRMQKTSEEEMGKENLEEKGSKLTNKPETRKESKSPLKAINRAAHNEIALSPSLKRKASETELCNERKKSRLASEYAENSHKEMSRVISDEDATVVERHTSSGRKLKILCYRKLSDGVIDTKGNPTPWSPEPKPTKPLPSPDANSKSSPSKSRCSVAKNSSIKEIGKIRALKDNEIDSILVSDDNESESDMDDDHEDKNCKSSSKNTKVSILKDSTSDTLNNSHKPISKGHKNYSEELEPLPEMITPKKSKKHTVKSKSTVKKRFKCEECALSFSSRAELRDHDEEEHDDFEPISKTPSRAAKKKTSARTPSQAAASPHSRTVPKMPSRTNPVMQPGTPLELARARLHVSAVPDSLPCRENEFQDVYSFVEGKLFDGTGGCMYISGVPGTGKTATVREVVRLLLQCSQDGDLPSFSFLEINALKLTEPHQLWVQVWKGLTGSKVTAEHASSLLEKRFSTPAPRRDPTLLLVDELDMLWTRKQDVMYNLFDWPSRPGSKLVVVAIANTMDLPERIMKNRVSSRLGLTRMTFQPYTHTQLQEIVTSRLLGIPAFDPGAIQLVSRKVAALSGDARRALDICRRATEIAETSKLPPSPSKSPLKRAALVGMLHVDQAIREMFTSPKIAAIRSCSVMEQLILKAVVAEFIRTGVEEAQFGRVMDQFVSLCRFDGMKPPCTSVVMMLVNHLTSQRLILTEHSRNDILMRLRLNISTDDVSYALQSTPEAR
- the LOC123506391 gene encoding sulfotransferase 1 family member D1-like gives rise to the protein MLPRLLSIHASRQIFLGGKGVGQPSTRKCCHLLPSPYGVTLHRFSSTGIKDPSLRRLHLYKRVFAISLFGGTLFAAWYLKKQKGVKLKTLLEDFTRLPVDDSLFGSPVSLYRHKGYIFPGQLVMSGVFKELPDFQFKQEDVLVASYPKAGTTWVQEIVYMLTHGCQKTNESSEILETRFPYLEYPYPGIKSLVLKKEKRFIKTHLPISLLPTSFENSGAKLIYIARNPRDTAISYFYFMQLLTQCDYQGTLSSFIDMFLSDRAMYSPYFGHILGYWEARHNPNILFVTYEELHQNPHKIIRKIAEFLSIDVSDAEVNHVAKSTSFIHMAANPSVNYEHWKDFGFAFKDKGTFLRKGKIGDWQRHLSSSQVAAFEEWENKHLKDSDLKFTYAIPAQSDAQ